A genomic window from Mycobacteriales bacterium includes:
- a CDS encoding DUF4244 domain-containing protein, translating into MRALHTVRTAPVRAAVRLQVARAHPEAGMTTAEYAVGTVAACGFGGILYKVITSSEVLGLITGVIGRAFKLAF; encoded by the coding sequence ATGCGTGCTCTGCACACCGTCCGTACCGCCCCCGTCCGCGCCGCTGTCCGTCTGCAGGTGGCTCGGGCCCATCCCGAGGCCGGAATGACGACGGCGGAGTACGCCGTCGGCACCGTCGCGGCCTGCGGCTTCGGCGGCATCCTCTACAAGGTGATCACGAGTTCGGAGGTTCTCGGGCTCATCACCGGCGTCATCGGGCGAGCCTTCAAGCTCGCCTTCTGA